A region from the Paenibacillus humicola genome encodes:
- a CDS encoding response regulator transcription factor: MKRRPYFLKLLAFSLLLAMIPVAIQGVLSYHKASSAIQDKVLESNRLLLQQSLNHTEQILKSIETTMLNYVNSTEMLNAMNSPIVPAQFPLFTRLNNAVSSMSFYEYGVRRVYLINFAKDWVIDGEGTYHLGQIDDRSKYDKLLSRLSSPSAWVPNEGYIPSTDANRSGKDDNSLLLVQKIPQYSTHPTGLAIVVFPESALSGMIAGSEKLGTFLITDRKNRVIARSDAGHLAGTSLGDAVLRDIRMQQTESGFKTLKESGEQVGVTFIRSSYNDWTYLSISPFRQITKDSRAIGSIVLVICLVMLLFIVILALLGSRKMYRPIAQIYEFAAESGLGGRGDELELIRRQFLSMRNSQFELKDQLNIQLAQLKDFFLQRLLRGELGTEEAREKCLSFQIPEDWRMLTVFTTRIDSLANTRFQEKDSDLLMFALNNIVRELIAPKTRFPSVLLNTSQAAVIGHAHEDEEEIRRTMYAMCEDIQATLRQYLGVQVSIGISKPYRRLVDTSRAYEEAQEALGYRIKYGDESILYLKDVQPDEEDNMLPAFPRHVETELIAALNIGDKEAAEAQFNQFLDWLLAQPVSYREQQVYLARILLDLLKIVQDMRISAKHLLEGESSIFTRLFSLRNSEELRKWFLNEVIDDILELLKNRREIKYVKVAEELAAMVRAEYDTSLSLELCADRLGVHPSYLKRVLRKELDTNFSDYLSMYRLQKARELLLETDLRIADIAERLQYNNSQNFIRYFRRMEGVTPGEYRKKRNPAMISGYTG, translated from the coding sequence GTGAAGAGAAGACCGTATTTTCTGAAGCTGCTGGCCTTCAGTCTACTGCTTGCGATGATCCCGGTGGCCATCCAGGGCGTGCTCTCCTATCATAAAGCCTCGTCGGCCATTCAGGATAAGGTGCTCGAGAGCAATCGGCTGCTGCTGCAGCAGTCGCTGAACCATACGGAGCAGATTTTGAAATCGATCGAGACCACGATGCTGAATTACGTCAATTCCACCGAAATGCTCAATGCGATGAATTCACCGATCGTGCCGGCGCAGTTTCCGCTGTTTACGAGACTCAACAACGCCGTTTCGTCGATGAGCTTCTATGAATACGGCGTGCGGCGGGTCTACCTCATTAATTTCGCCAAAGACTGGGTTATCGACGGCGAAGGAACCTATCATCTCGGCCAAATCGACGACCGGAGCAAATACGATAAGCTGCTGAGCCGGTTGTCTTCGCCTTCGGCGTGGGTGCCGAACGAGGGTTATATCCCAAGCACCGATGCGAACCGCAGCGGGAAGGACGACAACAGCCTGCTGCTGGTGCAGAAAATTCCGCAGTACTCCACCCATCCGACCGGCCTCGCGATCGTCGTCTTTCCGGAGTCGGCGCTAAGCGGCATGATCGCGGGCAGCGAGAAGCTCGGGACGTTCCTTATCACAGACAGGAAAAACCGCGTCATCGCCCGGTCCGACGCCGGTCATCTGGCCGGGACGTCGCTTGGTGACGCCGTGCTGCGGGATATTCGGATGCAGCAAACAGAAAGCGGTTTCAAAACGCTAAAGGAAAGCGGTGAGCAGGTAGGCGTCACCTTCATCCGCTCATCCTACAACGACTGGACGTACCTGTCGATCTCGCCGTTCAGGCAGATTACGAAGGACTCGCGGGCGATCGGCTCGATCGTGCTCGTCATCTGTCTCGTCATGCTGCTGTTCATCGTCATTCTCGCGCTGCTCGGCTCCCGCAAAATGTACCGGCCGATCGCGCAAATTTACGAGTTTGCCGCCGAATCGGGCCTGGGCGGGCGCGGGGACGAGCTGGAGCTGATCCGCCGGCAATTCTTAAGCATGCGCAATTCGCAGTTCGAGCTGAAGGATCAGCTGAACATCCAGCTGGCGCAGCTGAAGGATTTTTTCCTGCAGCGGCTGCTGCGGGGCGAGCTGGGCACGGAGGAGGCGCGCGAGAAATGCCTGTCCTTCCAGATTCCCGAAGACTGGCGGATGCTCACCGTATTCACGACGCGCATCGATTCGCTGGCGAATACCCGCTTTCAGGAGAAGGACAGCGATCTGCTCATGTTTGCGCTGAACAATATCGTGCGGGAGCTGATCGCGCCGAAAACGCGATTTCCATCGGTGCTGCTCAACACCTCCCAGGCGGCGGTTATCGGACACGCGCACGAGGACGAGGAGGAAATCCGCCGGACGATGTATGCCATGTGCGAGGATATCCAGGCGACGCTCCGGCAGTATTTGGGCGTCCAGGTCAGCATCGGCATCAGCAAGCCGTACCGCCGTCTGGTCGATACGTCCCGGGCGTACGAGGAAGCGCAGGAGGCGCTCGGCTACCGGATCAAGTACGGGGACGAATCCATTCTCTACTTGAAGGATGTCCAGCCTGACGAGGAGGACAACATGCTGCCGGCGTTCCCAAGGCACGTGGAAACGGAGCTGATCGCCGCCCTCAATATCGGCGACAAGGAGGCGGCCGAGGCGCAGTTCAACCAGTTTCTCGACTGGCTGCTGGCCCAGCCGGTCAGTTACCGGGAGCAGCAGGTGTACCTGGCCCGGATTTTGCTTGATCTGCTGAAGATTGTGCAGGACATGCGGATCAGCGCGAAGCATCTGCTCGAGGGCGAAAGCTCGATTTTCACCCGGCTGTTTAGCCTGCGGAATTCGGAGGAGCTGCGAAAATGGTTCCTGAACGAGGTGATCGACGACATTTTGGAGCTGCTGAAGAATCGCCGGGAGATCAAATACGTGAAGGTCGCCGAGGAGCTCGCCGCAATGGTCCGCGCCGAGTATGACACCAGTCTCAGCCTGGAGCTGTGCGCGGACCGGCTGGGCGTCCATCCGAGCTACCTGAAGCGCGTGCTGAGGAAGGAGCTCGACACCAATTTCAGTGACTACCTGTCCATGTACCGGCTGCAGAAGGCCCGCGAGCTGCTGCTGGAAACCGATCTTCGAATCGCGGACATCGCGGAACGGCTGCAGTATAACAATTCGCAGAACTTCATCCGTTACTTCCGGCGGATGGAGGGCGTGACCCCGGGCGAATATCGAAAAAAAAGAAATCCGGCGATGATTAGCGGCTATACCGGGTAA
- a CDS encoding very short patch repair endonuclease: protein MKHLRSQLMGKIRGKNTKLEQSVSKALWKNGYRFRKNVLSLYGKPDIAIKKYKVVIFIDSCFWHGCKSHYKLPSKNPDYWTKKISRNIERDLEVTQYYVNNEWVLIRVWEHDLKANFVSIIDQICKTVMMAKQQSVQKRL from the coding sequence GTGAAGCATCTCAGAAGCCAATTAATGGGGAAAATAAGAGGTAAAAACACTAAATTAGAACAATCCGTCTCAAAGGCTCTTTGGAAAAATGGCTATAGATTTCGAAAAAATGTTCTTTCATTGTATGGAAAACCCGATATTGCAATTAAAAAGTATAAAGTAGTCATTTTCATTGACTCATGCTTCTGGCACGGTTGTAAAAGTCATTATAAGTTGCCGTCTAAAAATCCTGATTATTGGACAAAAAAAATAAGCCGCAACATCGAAAGAGACTTGGAAGTTACTCAATATTACGTTAATAATGAATGGGTGTTAATACGGGTCTGGGAGCATGATCTTAAAGCTAATTTTGTTTCGATTATCGATCAAATTTGCAAGACAGTTATGATGGCTAAACAACAGTCTGTCCAAAAAAGACTTTAG
- a CDS encoding ABC transporter permease: MVVPGAHSLSGGGTAAAGSRPRPERLGRIIKNRWLYVLLLPGALYFALFKYWPMWGIVISFQNYQPFLGISGSEWVGFEHFRRFFTDDQFWTLLRNTSVLAVLNIVFFFPLPIVIALMLNELRSGLYKRFLQTLIYVPHFVSWVVVVGVVYIFFSTEEGIFNQLLAQLGFHKINFLLSKAWFPVMITAEVIWKETGWGTIIFLAALAAVDVSLYESARLDGAGRWRQMWHVTLPGIRGTIIILFILRLGQFLDTSFEQIFLMVNSANREVGDVYDTYVYMTGIRQGQFSYSAAVGLFKSVVGLVLVLLANKLAKKSGEEGVF, encoded by the coding sequence ATGGTTGTGCCCGGTGCCCATTCCCTGTCCGGAGGCGGGACGGCCGCGGCGGGCAGCCGCCCGAGGCCAGAACGGCTGGGTCGGATCATCAAGAACCGGTGGCTGTATGTGCTGCTGCTGCCGGGAGCGCTCTACTTTGCGCTGTTCAAATATTGGCCGATGTGGGGGATCGTCATTTCGTTCCAGAACTATCAGCCCTTTCTCGGGATCAGCGGCAGCGAGTGGGTCGGCTTCGAGCATTTCCGGCGGTTTTTTACCGACGATCAGTTCTGGACGCTGCTGCGAAATACCTCGGTGCTCGCCGTGCTGAACATCGTGTTCTTCTTCCCGCTGCCGATCGTGATCGCGCTCATGCTGAACGAGCTGCGCAGCGGGCTGTACAAGCGGTTTCTGCAAACGCTGATTTACGTGCCGCATTTTGTCTCGTGGGTCGTCGTCGTCGGTGTGGTCTACATCTTCTTCAGCACGGAGGAGGGCATCTTCAACCAGCTGCTGGCGCAGCTCGGCTTTCACAAGATTAATTTCCTGCTCAGCAAGGCCTGGTTTCCGGTGATGATTACCGCCGAGGTCATCTGGAAGGAGACGGGCTGGGGAACGATCATCTTCCTCGCGGCGCTGGCCGCCGTGGACGTCAGCCTGTACGAGTCGGCGCGGCTCGACGGGGCGGGGCGCTGGCGGCAGATGTGGCACGTGACGCTGCCCGGCATCCGCGGGACGATTATCATTTTGTTCATTTTGCGGCTGGGCCAGTTTCTCGATACGAGCTTCGAGCAGATTTTCCTGATGGTCAATTCGGCCAACCGCGAGGTCGGGGACGTGTACGACACGTACGTCTACATGACCGGCATCCGGCAGGGGCAGTTCAGCTACAGCGCCGCGGTCGGGCTGTTCAAGTCGGTCGTCGGGCTGGTGCTCGTCCTGCTGGCCAACAAGCTTGCCAAAAAATCGGGCGAAGAGGGGGTTTTCTGA
- a CDS encoding Z1 domain-containing protein, protein MNLIDLVEDGFHVDNFKRVVIEEIGEQSTVDLISTAKKIFQHAPSPNYDKSSKLGLLYGLVQSGKTNIINMTIALAADNSYKFFILLTDNNNDLQQQTLKRSQESLPGMYVNQISTLMLEPHEYVEETINDEGIVVVCKKNSSDLTKLLEFLDQYEIHNIPSLIIDDEADAVGLNTNQRYEDRPPSTINQYLNNIISALDLNLFLQVTATPQAIILQKDFLSPSFVELATVGNGYIGIETLFLDNKDTVIRELKKDEINLFTDEENNDYIDFNVPAGLKQALCSFYIAATLKIMTEQTTKKPTSYTFLCHISPLQKVHEKIKYFIDRFKTDLKVTIKHKVENDILKTLKEEFLDLSKTFNTKELNFEKVLITLSRNLVNSSVRVLNSSTDNEVASNYRYNILIGGNKFSRGLTIPRLLTTYYGRHSATPQVDTLIQHARMCGYRSVDLDVTRIFIPNDLVDLFETVSIHDKTQREIIAKKGIQNTLYLDFNKIKPTRPNVIPKAVGAFQAGAIYFPKVPEFRKGFVEDTTKGINKVVKSKFPNSKTLYDISLEEMKLLLNKITVLKNGGWNSKVITQYLDWLIEKDKKSGLFFYSLDNDIGFSETREGIGAILSEEANDYFRNIGLDDKPILILYRIVGSKEKDWDGEKFWVPLFKFPSDHNILYNLDNN, encoded by the coding sequence ATGAACCTTATAGATTTAGTTGAAGATGGATTCCACGTGGATAACTTTAAGAGAGTTGTTATAGAGGAGATTGGGGAACAGTCGACTGTTGACTTAATTTCCACTGCGAAAAAGATATTTCAACATGCTCCATCCCCAAACTATGATAAAAGCAGTAAGTTAGGTCTCTTATATGGTCTTGTCCAAAGCGGGAAAACCAATATTATTAATATGACAATTGCACTTGCCGCGGACAACAGCTACAAATTCTTCATACTACTTACGGATAACAACAACGACCTACAACAACAAACTTTAAAAAGATCCCAAGAATCTTTACCAGGAATGTACGTTAACCAAATAAGTACATTAATGCTTGAACCGCACGAATACGTAGAAGAAACAATAAATGATGAAGGTATAGTCGTTGTATGCAAAAAAAATTCTTCAGACTTAACAAAATTACTAGAATTTTTGGATCAATATGAAATACACAATATACCTAGTCTGATTATTGATGATGAAGCTGACGCTGTTGGATTAAATACAAACCAACGATATGAAGACAGACCACCTAGCACTATAAATCAATATCTGAACAATATTATTTCAGCTTTAGATCTAAATTTATTTTTACAGGTTACAGCCACACCTCAAGCAATAATATTGCAGAAAGATTTCTTATCACCTAGTTTTGTTGAGTTAGCTACAGTCGGAAATGGTTATATTGGTATTGAGACTTTATTTCTTGATAATAAAGACACCGTAATTAGAGAATTAAAAAAAGACGAAATAAACTTATTTACTGATGAAGAAAATAATGATTATATTGATTTCAACGTGCCTGCTGGTTTGAAGCAAGCTCTATGCTCATTTTATATTGCAGCCACTCTAAAGATTATGACAGAACAAACAACGAAGAAACCAACCAGCTATACTTTTTTATGTCATATAAGCCCTTTACAGAAAGTGCATGAAAAAATAAAATACTTTATTGACAGATTTAAAACTGATTTGAAAGTAACCATTAAGCATAAAGTTGAGAATGATATATTAAAAACATTGAAAGAAGAATTCTTAGATTTAAGTAAAACTTTTAATACCAAGGAATTAAATTTCGAAAAGGTATTAATAACACTATCACGAAATCTTGTTAATAGTAGTGTCAGGGTTCTAAATTCCTCCACAGATAATGAAGTGGCTTCTAATTACCGATATAATATTTTAATTGGTGGTAACAAATTTAGTAGAGGATTAACAATCCCAAGACTTTTAACAACTTATTACGGTAGACATTCAGCTACCCCACAAGTTGATACTCTTATTCAACATGCGAGAATGTGTGGCTATAGATCTGTAGATTTAGATGTTACTCGCATATTTATCCCGAACGACCTTGTAGATCTATTTGAAACAGTTTCAATTCATGATAAAACACAGAGAGAAATAATAGCAAAAAAAGGAATACAAAATACTCTATATTTGGATTTCAATAAAATAAAACCTACTCGTCCAAATGTAATACCGAAAGCTGTAGGAGCATTTCAAGCTGGGGCCATATATTTCCCTAAAGTACCTGAATTTCGTAAGGGATTTGTTGAAGATACTACAAAAGGTATCAATAAGGTAGTTAAGAGTAAATTCCCTAATAGCAAAACCTTATATGATATTTCGTTAGAAGAAATGAAACTACTTTTAAATAAAATAACTGTATTAAAAAATGGAGGATGGAATAGCAAAGTAATCACTCAATACCTTGATTGGCTTATTGAGAAAGATAAGAAGAGCGGTCTTTTTTTCTATTCTCTAGATAATGACATTGGCTTTAGCGAGACGCGTGAAGGCATTGGTGCAATTTTATCTGAAGAAGCTAACGACTATTTTAGAAATATAGGTTTAGATGATAAACCTATATTAATTCTATATAGGATAGTCGGCAGTAAAGAAAAAGATTGGGATGGCGAAAAATTTTGGGTCCCCTTATTCAAATTTCCATCTGACCACAATATCCTTTATAATCTCGATAATAATTGA
- a CDS encoding ATP-binding protein: protein MTNIVADSWRSEVTDKLNNSVFYDVLKRRSDVAVNALVSIIDSACYYAYQRTKIIIRYMEQYTLHDGDHLFNVLNLMERLIPVDEVNDLSNLEIALLILSAFYHDIGMAPDAREVDVWLGRVSKEDMSPYEIQQKEKYDRYCAANPSLQRKIRRNIASGNHQQVNLLEKHRLSEWIRKTHADRAKEIVNSQRSRFVYKNYNFASVLGKICLSHNENTYSLLRNDQHVHPNLLVSTDEYVNAPYIAIILRIADLFDFDSKRTPKVLFDHIGVKHPVSLEEWKKHRSIDGWSLSNEQITFSATCDHPAIERSIKDFCVYIEQEITSCQAVLRELNYSFDRRHLRDKYKLNVPNIVKPQIRIAEDDNGNPKYHYIDAYFKLNQSEIIELLMGTNLYGNTAFALRELLQNSLDTCRFRSIKENDWGNTYRPLINIRFKREEHTDILEIEDNGMGMDENIIKKYFSNVGSSYYRSDEFYQDIATASDSFTPISKFGIGFLSAFMVSDSIEVDTVRKVDRYQVSENPLNIEIEGESGVFLAKIGSREHPGTKIKLFLKDGHPFGNTGDQEADSKLLNILNEVIRYNSTKIIVETDEFTVEYDSYGQEIEMCIGDDLTEYLKEIYIPLDGLIEGLSGNIRCLFLFNEKIVTEISMPTINYTDDDRTINEFKRSFVSDSGSIHEVITFVTNTTSTVAIPSKGFLTMGGICINDNLFNVGENNNSANIDWPFPVIYDIKLSGELVVNLTASRNKIIIDEKWSEFVDSLSKIVAIRLIEAIDDEEIIKSVFQLINGYSGAHDLEKHLLFQYGQFISQKAIQRVRGN from the coding sequence ATGACTAACATAGTTGCGGATAGTTGGAGATCTGAGGTAACTGATAAACTGAACAATTCAGTATTTTATGATGTTTTAAAAAGAAGGTCTGACGTGGCAGTTAATGCGCTAGTTTCCATTATTGATAGTGCTTGTTATTATGCGTATCAAAGAACAAAAATAATTATCAGATATATGGAACAATACACTTTACACGACGGAGATCACCTTTTTAACGTTTTGAACTTAATGGAAAGGCTTATACCAGTTGATGAAGTAAATGATTTGAGCAATTTAGAGATTGCATTATTAATTTTAAGTGCTTTTTATCATGATATTGGTATGGCACCAGATGCAAGGGAAGTAGATGTTTGGCTTGGTCGTGTTAGCAAGGAAGACATGAGTCCTTATGAAATACAACAAAAAGAGAAATATGATAGGTATTGCGCTGCAAACCCATCATTACAAAGAAAAATAAGAAGAAATATTGCATCCGGAAATCATCAGCAGGTAAATCTTCTTGAAAAGCATCGGCTATCAGAATGGATAAGAAAAACTCATGCTGATCGAGCTAAGGAAATTGTTAATTCTCAAAGATCAAGGTTTGTTTACAAAAATTATAATTTTGCATCCGTACTAGGAAAGATTTGCTTAAGTCATAATGAGAACACATATTCGTTGCTTCGAAATGATCAACATGTTCATCCTAATTTACTCGTATCTACTGATGAATACGTAAATGCTCCATATATTGCAATTATATTAAGAATAGCTGATTTATTTGATTTTGATTCCAAGAGGACTCCAAAAGTCTTATTTGACCATATTGGAGTTAAGCATCCTGTAAGTCTTGAAGAATGGAAAAAGCACAGATCAATTGATGGGTGGAGTTTATCGAATGAACAAATAACTTTTTCAGCTACATGTGATCACCCTGCTATTGAAAGATCTATAAAAGATTTCTGTGTATACATTGAGCAAGAGATTACAAGTTGTCAGGCTGTTTTAAGAGAATTAAATTATTCTTTTGACAGAAGACATTTAAGAGATAAGTATAAGCTTAATGTACCTAATATAGTAAAACCACAAATTAGAATTGCTGAAGATGATAATGGGAATCCTAAATATCATTACATCGATGCATATTTTAAATTAAACCAATCTGAGATTATAGAGCTTTTAATGGGTACAAATCTTTATGGTAATACAGCATTCGCTTTAAGGGAATTGCTCCAAAATTCATTAGACACTTGTCGCTTTCGCTCAATAAAAGAAAATGACTGGGGTAATACATATAGACCTCTTATAAACATTAGGTTTAAAAGAGAGGAACACACCGATATCTTAGAAATAGAAGATAACGGCATGGGAATGGATGAAAATATTATTAAAAAGTACTTTTCAAATGTGGGTTCTTCGTATTATAGATCTGATGAGTTCTATCAAGATATAGCTACTGCATCTGATTCTTTCACTCCTATTTCTAAGTTTGGTATTGGTTTTTTATCAGCATTTATGGTTTCTGACTCAATTGAAGTAGATACGGTAAGAAAAGTAGACCGTTATCAAGTCTCTGAAAACCCATTAAATATTGAAATCGAAGGAGAGTCAGGTGTATTTTTAGCAAAAATTGGATCCAGGGAACATCCTGGAACTAAGATTAAATTATTTTTAAAGGATGGACATCCATTTGGAAATACGGGTGATCAAGAAGCTGACTCAAAGTTGTTAAATATATTAAATGAGGTTATTCGCTACAACTCTACTAAGATTATCGTTGAGACAGATGAATTTACTGTAGAGTATGATTCTTACGGACAGGAAATTGAAATGTGCATAGGGGACGATTTAACCGAATACCTAAAAGAAATTTATATACCACTTGATGGCCTTATTGAAGGATTATCAGGGAATATAAGATGCTTATTTTTGTTCAATGAAAAAATAGTGACAGAGATATCCATGCCAACAATAAATTATACAGATGATGATAGAACTATTAATGAATTTAAAAGGAGTTTTGTTTCTGATTCGGGATCTATACATGAGGTTATAACTTTTGTTACAAATACTACAAGCACTGTAGCTATCCCATCAAAAGGCTTTTTAACAATGGGGGGGATATGTATTAATGATAATTTATTTAATGTCGGTGAAAATAATAATTCAGCCAATATAGATTGGCCCTTTCCAGTTATTTACGATATAAAATTATCTGGTGAATTGGTTGTTAATTTAACAGCGTCGAGGAATAAAATCATTATTGATGAAAAATGGTCAGAATTTGTTGATTCATTATCTAAAATAGTTGCTATTAGATTAATTGAAGCAATTGATGATGAAGAAATAATCAAAAGCGTATTTCAATTAATTAATGGATATTCTGGAGCTCATGACTTGGAAAAGCATTTGCTTTTTCAATATGGCCAATTTATTTCTCAAAAAGCCATACAGCGAGTGAGAGGGAACTAG
- a CDS encoding carbohydrate ABC transporter permease — protein MVQDKRWGSRLFDGINAALLLLVSTVAVIPFLYIIAASFTAREELLQKTFVLFPTKFSLEGYRYIFSNDLIVRSIGVSIYITVLGTLLNLLFTSTMAYALARRDLDGRKPIMLLILFTMLFSGGMIPTYLVIRDMGMLNSLWSLMIPVLISPFNLIVLRSFFQSLPGELEEAAKIDGCKDLGILFKIVLPLSMPAMATFALFYSVTHWNSYFQAVLYINDSKLWPVQVWLRQIVIVAEGGFGDAQYNDTNTAPPAQIVKMAVIVASTLPILVVYPFLQKHFAKGALLGSVKG, from the coding sequence ATGGTGCAGGACAAACGCTGGGGAAGCCGGCTGTTCGACGGCATCAATGCGGCGCTGCTGCTGCTTGTGTCCACCGTCGCGGTCATTCCGTTCCTTTACATCATCGCGGCGTCCTTCACGGCGAGAGAGGAGCTGCTGCAGAAGACATTCGTGCTGTTCCCGACCAAGTTTTCGCTCGAAGGGTACCGGTATATTTTCAGCAACGATCTGATCGTCCGAAGCATCGGGGTCTCAATCTATATTACGGTGCTCGGAACGCTGCTCAATCTGCTGTTCACGTCGACGATGGCCTATGCGCTGGCGCGGCGCGACCTCGACGGGCGGAAGCCGATCATGCTGCTCATTTTGTTCACGATGCTGTTCAGCGGGGGGATGATTCCGACGTATCTGGTCATCCGCGATATGGGGATGCTGAACTCGCTGTGGTCGCTTATGATTCCGGTACTGATCAGTCCGTTCAACCTCATCGTGCTTAGAAGCTTCTTCCAGAGCCTTCCCGGCGAGCTGGAGGAAGCGGCGAAAATAGACGGTTGCAAGGATTTGGGCATCTTATTTAAAATTGTATTGCCTTTGTCGATGCCCGCCATGGCGACGTTCGCGCTGTTCTATTCGGTTACGCACTGGAACAGCTATTTTCAGGCCGTCCTGTATATTAACGACTCCAAGCTGTGGCCCGTTCAGGTTTGGCTGAGACAGATCGTCATCGTCGCGGAAGGCGGCTTCGGGGATGCCCAGTACAACGACACGAACACCGCACCGCCCGCCCAAATCGTCAAAATGGCCGTGATTGTCGCCAGTACGCTTCCCATTCTTGTCGTCTATCCGTTCTTGCAAAAGCATTTCGCTAAAGGCGCGCTGCTGGGTTCCGTGAAAGGGTAA
- a CDS encoding HTH domain-containing protein: MGKIRRVFTEQEIKVIESNPSVLRVSEKNITYSPSFKITAVQANQTGRTPMEIFILAGFNVELIGQETPKRCLERWRKMYAYSGEAGLLEERRGKGSTGRPISSEIAVEEKLRLAEARIKPWKPRTNS; this comes from the coding sequence ATGGGGAAAATCAGACGAGTTTTTACGGAGCAAGAGATTAAGGTAATAGAGTCGAATCCATCCGTACTTCGCGTATCGGAGAAAAATATCACGTATTCCCCTTCCTTTAAGATTACAGCTGTTCAAGCCAATCAAACGGGGCGTACACCAATGGAGATTTTCATACTGGCAGGATTTAACGTTGAACTTATCGGACAGGAGACGCCAAAGAGATGTCTGGAGCGTTGGCGTAAAATGTATGCTTATTCGGGTGAAGCCGGACTGCTGGAAGAGCGCAGGGGGAAAGGAAGCACAGGAAGACCGATCAGCAGTGAGATAGCGGTTGAGGAAAAACTCCGTCTTGCTGAGGCACGTATCAAGCCCTGGAAGCCGAGAACGAACTCTTAA
- a CDS encoding IS3 family transposase, translated as MVQRNLSSLPIILLELSLVKRTLRRLLNRLDGEVHSETIFHSDQGFHYTHPDVRSLIAKAGFKQSMSRKGSCWDNASMETFLRHMKDELELKDCSSLQELRVRVNEYITYYNTERVQWTLKKMTPDEYRSHLIGA; from the coding sequence ATGGTGCAAAGAAATCTTAGCTCACTACCTATCATCCTCTTGGAATTGTCTCTTGTTAAACGAACACTTAGACGGCTGCTTAACCGTTTAGATGGGGAAGTACACTCTGAGACTATCTTTCATTCTGACCAGGGATTTCATTACACGCATCCTGATGTTCGTTCCCTGATTGCCAAAGCTGGATTCAAACAATCCATGTCACGGAAGGGAAGCTGCTGGGATAATGCTTCGATGGAGACGTTCTTGAGACATATGAAAGATGAATTAGAGCTCAAGGATTGCTCATCCCTTCAAGAACTACGAGTTCGTGTCAACGAGTACATCACTTACTATAATACCGAACGGGTTCAATGGACATTAAAAAAGATGACTCCTGATGAATACAGAAGCCATCTCATTGGTGCTTGA
- a CDS encoding DUF3934 family protein yields MSKAKGKGGTGRGTDKKGWNRWQASANRKKNAPKPYKSKGTKSGDGASANSSSKSGTSRLSPSKPQENQ; encoded by the coding sequence TTGAGTAAAGCAAAAGGCAAGGGCGGAACTGGCAGGGGAACGGACAAAAAGGGCTGGAATCGCTGGCAGGCCAGTGCCAATAGAAAAAAGAACGCACCTAAGCCCTATAAGAGCAAAGGCACGAAAAGTGGAGATGGAGCATCAGCTAACAGTAGTTCCAAAAGCGGGACTTCCCGGCTTTCACCGAGCAAGCCGCAAGAAAATCAATAA